A genomic region of Gadus macrocephalus chromosome 5, ASM3116895v1 contains the following coding sequences:
- the bmp4 gene encoding bone morphogenetic protein 4, with amino-acid sequence MIPGNRMLMVILICQVLLGESNHASLIPEEGKKKVPDLQGRSAAQSHELLRDFEATLLHMFGLQRRPRPSRSATIPRYLLDLYRLQSGEAEDAGAPDIAFEYPERSASRANTVRGFHHEEHMEKVTEKVTEKRPRHREAPPLRFLFNLSSIPEDELLSSAELRLYRHQIDEAAGGAPSGQEEGLHRINVYEVLKPPPPPAGGPGGGSGQLITRLLDTRVVHHNASRWESFDVSPAVLRWTLERLPNHGLAVEVLHLNATPRHQDKHVRVSRSLHQGADEDWEQLRPLLVTFGHDGKGHPLTRRAKRSPKQRGRKRNRNCRRHALYVDFSDVGWNDWIVAPPGYQAYYCHGECPFPLADHLNSTNHAIVQTLVNSVNTNIPKACCVPTELSAISMLYLDEHDKVVLKNYQEMVVEGCGCR; translated from the exons ATGATTCCTGGTAATCGAATGCTGATGGTCATTTTAATATGCCAAGTCCTGCTGGGAGAGAGCAACCATGCTAGTCTGATACCTGAGGAAGGGAAGAAGAAAGTGCCGGACCTGCAGGGTCGTTCGGCCGCCCAGAGCCATGAACTGCTGCGGGACTTTGAGGCCACTCTGCTGCACATGTTCGGCCTCCAGAGGAGGCCCCGGCCCAGCCGCTCGGCCACTATCCCCCGCTACCTGCTGGACCTCTACCGGCTGCAGTCGGGCGAGGCCGAGGACGCAGGCGCGCCGGACATTGCCTTCGAGTACCCCGAGAGGTCGGCCAGCCGGGCCAACACTGTGAGGGGCTTCCACCATGAAG AACACATGGAGAAGGTGACGGAGAAAGTGACAGAGAAGCGGCCGCGCCACCGGGAAGCCCCACCCCTGCGCTTCCTGTTCAACCTCAGCAGCATCCCCGAGGACGAGCTGCTGTCGTCGGCCGAGCTGCGGCTCTACCGCCACCAGATCGACGAGGCGGCGGGCGGCGCCCCCTCCGGCCAGGAGGAGGGGCTCCACAGGATCAACGTGTACGAGGTGCtgaagccgccgccgccgccggcgggAGGCCCCGGTGGCGGCTCGGGGCAGCTGATCACCCGGCTCCTGGACACCAGGGTGGTCCACCACAACGCCTCCCGCTGGGAGAGCTTCGACGTCAGCCCCGCCGTCCTGCGGTGGACGCTGGAGCGCCTGCCCAACCACGGGCTGGCGGTGGAGGTGCTGCACCTCAACGCCACGCCGCGACACCAGGACAAACACGTTCGCGTCAGCCGCTCGCTGCATCAGGGGGCGGACGAGGACTGGGAACAGCTCCGCCCTTTGCTGGTCACCTTCGGCCACGACGGCAAGGGTCACCCGCTGACGCGAAGGGCCAAGCGGAGCCCCAAACAGCGAGGCCGCAAGCGCAACCGCAACTGCCGGCGCCACGCGCTGTACGTGGACTTTAGCGACGTGGGCTGGAACGACTGGATAGTGGCGCCCCCCGGCTACCAGGCGTATTACTGCCACGGCGAGTGCCCCTTCCCCCTGGCGGACCACCTGAACTCCACCAACCACGCCATCGTGCAGACGCTGGTGAACTCGGTGAACACCAACATTCCCAAGGCGTGCTGTGTGCCCACGGAGCTCAGCGCCATCTCCATGCTCTACCTGGACGAACACGACAAGGTGGTGCTAAAAAACTACCAGGAAATGGTGGTGGAGGGCTGTGGCTGCCGCTGA